The genome window aaaagtcgtTAAAGGACCGAAATACATACGACAAAAGTATGAGTACAATAATTGTTACAAATAATTGTATCTGTTCTTTCtcttctttctttttctttgaTTTAATACTTGGCgctcaaaatttttaataagaaccacactgaaaatttaaaattaattattggaAGTCCTCAAAAAATCCGACttttgttgtcatttgtggttataccgggtgtattatgaaaaacctttggtgctataacttccttattttttattcgattttaataaatgatatgtcaaacaaaatcgttttaaatgggctacaatttgaattgatccaatatttgttcttaagttctgtttttgacaaatgatagtcaactttttttttcaaatggcactattaactttttttgctcagttttatagagatttttattttaaatatgaaaatgttaacaaccatgctcatgcatagaaacaaaaagaagaaattacaaaatgatgatttttttttaaatcaaacagtcacattaaacagtaataaaagtgcattctaattttgcaaagtgactAAGACCTATGGACATTCAAGACAACGTCTATTTGACTCCGGCCGATAACCcagatgatttaataaaacgaatcgtagcagtatgtgaacaaataccaccagaatttttattaaacgccgcaatgggcgtcagtggaaggtgtcgaatgtgccttagagaaaatggaggtaatttcaaacatttgctatagtaaagttatggttacttgatttttggaaattctattttttttattaaaaacaaatttttgattttttattttaatgtttgtgtattcagaagataaacatctatcagaataaagataaaaaaaatatacagtgcaacttaaaaaaacaaagttagctgaagtctgtcaaaaaatataatgttaaaaaaaaatcatagcatgtcgggctatagtctttctaaaacgattttgtttgacgtatcatttgttaaaatcggataaaaaataaggaagttatagcaccaaaggtttcTCATAATACACCCagtagagatattttcatatttgatggcggaaacaaaagactgagaaatgtcacaaatttgtattgtcagtgtcaaatttctcaaagacgttcgtgatttcgacagaaatgcagcaaactggcaataagaaagttattcatcgtcgaactagagacaatagttatttatttaacgagttcgtggacctttaaaactctcgtttcactcgagttttaaactggtccactcatgccaaaaaaagcccaaattacacaagaacgagttgaatacaacgtttttttgttcgacgagccccttaaaggctccaaatcgctaaaaatctttaaaattagcttgacgtttcgttttgacaagttgtcaaatttatcaaaatccgttcacacaggagaaaattctcaaattctgacagtgtcgaacaaaaaaatttgtaatacgtttgattgattatatgagaataacttttccttttgaaccactgacaaaaataGGTTcccttagaatttattttttcaatcaatttagcgaaagtttaaatttacctcgacattcctttttacggcgtttatgacaaatttgacactgacaatacatttttgtgatatttctcagtcttttgtttccgccaccaaatatgaaaatacagagtgatcaacaaggactgaagctgttggcaacaatgacaacatgatgaaaatttcagtgaaattggtagcattacatttttagttgtcaattttgacgggcaaattcaaacttcaaaatcaagtgtcatttttgtatcaatttattcattaaaatggtttttacactagaacaagacattttaattGGTATGGCGTACTTTCGGACTGGAAATTTTGATGCTGCTAACGGTTGGTAGTATTCCACCATGTATTCCACGGAGCATGGATGATGCATTTcaccaatttcaacaaatgttccCCGAGCCAGTTGTTATACTCGTATACCTTAGTTGCGTTTAAGCAGCATTGCACGAGATTGGTGCAACGTTACCTACAAACCAGTGATGGAAAAAGGCAAAAGCTACTGGTAGAAAGAACATCATCTACACTTACAGAAGATGTAGTCGAGAatgttcgaggtagaatggaaCAAAGCCCTCGAAAGTCAGTGCGAAAGCTTTCACTCCAAACAGGTGTGATTCTTATCTAAAACACACGCATCCAAAGTTCTTTGTTGGACACGTTTAATGCAGGGCCTAATAATTCTTACCATTAGAAATCCCGTCATTCCTTTTCCTTACTGTACAAGCTTGTCATATGGAAGTTGCCTaaccattttaaagaagaaattaaagttccacccttacaaattttcccggATCCAATCCCTGCATCATGTTTCTGTTTCTCAGGAGGGGCATGCGGGCACGGCCTGTCGCTTTGATGAATATCGAAACAGTGGGCCATTTAATTAAGTACGgctaattactttttatactgtttttggtcgttttgtacgtatcgtgttttaaaactaccaactcgtaacataacctaaattttttgacattcacaaCTTGCAGCGGATGCCAACACTGacgcacaaaaaattttcatactttgggaatattttcctgtcatttgctgccaacagcttcagtccttgttgatcacgctgtacctCTATAACAAATATGTCTTCAGCATACCTAGTGAAAACCGTCTTCACACTTTACACTTTCGATGATAAAGTTATGTCGATTAAGTGGCTTTTGTACACATTTATTGTAACCCACAAAACCACTTCCTTTTGATTAATAACTTATCATCAGTGTTTAACGAAAACAAAAAGATAAAGAAACCTTGGTTTTCTACTTTTTGGTATTACAGCGAATTTCGTTTAAGGGTAGAAAACCCTATTATAATGTCATGTTAATCGGCAGTGAGGACGTAAAATGATCTTAGTGCATGTTGATTGTGGTGAAGTTGTCTTTTTTCCCATTTTAACACATTTAGATGTAGATATTGATCTTTGTAATATAATACTTGAAAAGATATATAAATTCACATGGATGAATCAGTTTTACCCCGATATGTCCCCCCAAATAAGGGAAATATACCTACCGtatatacattttattatgtttaattaatGTACCTACCTACTCTTGCATCTTCATTTTACTAAATGTTATAGAGTTTTATATGGCatggttttttattttctattgttAATATATTGTATGTAACTATATGTTCTTGCTCTTTTCCTCATTCTCTCTGCAACTTTACATAACTACAAGTGACGAAGTGACAAATCAGTTAAGTAAGAGTCAAAAACTGATGAACTCAACAGACAAAGAAAACATTAGGTATGTCCTTATTAATTACCTTACGTAATGTACTtactgtttaaaataaaaacgttaaTATGTATCAAATAatagataaaaaatttaataattcaatAAAGCGTGGTAGGTACTGATTCAAacggaatttaaaaaatattcatattCGCTAATAACTATAGTTTTTCTTTCCTAACTGActaactatttatttttagattacGACAGTATCAGGATATTCTTTTAACAACCTTCAAATTCTTATCTTGTCTCTTACAAGGATGAGCCGTGTTTTGAAATTTGCCCCAAGAATTCTCTGACCCAAGATTGACGCATGAGCAGACGATAATGTTGAAGGTCTGTTAACGTTTTGAAATTAATGCATATATTTCGGTGTTTCACGCAAATTAGACGGCTGACAAAAATGACATCATTAGAGAGTGCAAAAAAGACCGCAGCCCACACAGCAGTAGATCTGCATGTGCAAAATAACACAATTGTGGGCATAGGAAGCGGTTCAACCGTAGTGTACGCTGTTGAGAGGTTAGCTGAAAGAGTAAAAGCCGAAAAATTGAAAGTACAGTGTGTTCCAACATCATTCCAAGCAAGACAACTTATTGTTCAACATAAGTTGACTCTGACCGATTTGGAAATAAATCCCAGGTTAGATGTCTGCATTGATGGTGCTGATGAAGTTGATAACAACCTGACCTTAATAAAAGGAGGTGGAGGTTGCttattgcaagaaaaaattgtggCCAGTTGTGCAAGGGAACTTATAATCATTGCAGATTATACAAAGAATTCACAAAAACTGGGAGATCAGTATAAAAAAGGGATCCCAATTGAAGTTGTACCAATGGCATATGCACCAATCAAAACACAAATTGAGAATCTCTTTGGAGGTGCTGTTGAACTTCGAATGGCTAAAGCAAAAGCAGGGCCAGTGGTCACAGATAATGGAAATTTTATACTCGACTGGAAGAACTTCCAACAAGATTATAACTGGGAAAATGTTAATACAAAATTGAATCTCATTCCAGGAGTTGTGGAAACaggattatttgttaaaatggCCAAGAAAGCATATTTTGGATTAGCAGATGGATCTATCAAAGAACAAGTTTGATTTATCtcagacatttattttttaattgagagGAATGTTGATTTaccttctttaaaaaatatatattgtatttttatataccaataaactaatttttcttaGTACTTTGTACCATGTTAAGTGAACTCAAGTAGAATCCATACATTTCATGCTTAGCACAACATTAAAGTACACTCAAAGCAGTGCAGATTGACTAGAATTTTCTCAAGTGAAGTGCTAATAATTGGTCATTGTAAAAAACTCTTGTATATAGTGAAAGATATGTTTAAAAACAATGACCAAGTGCTTTAATATAAACTTGTCTTTTTCATTATTCTTAAAAATTCCTCCTGATTAATTTCACCATCTCCATCTCTATCTGCCTCATCAATCATCTCTTGTAGCTCTTCATCTGTCAAATTTTCACCCAATTCTTTAGCAACGCGTTTTAGATTCTTAAAACTGATTTTCCCAGTTTCATCATCATCAAATAAACGGAATGCTTTCATTATTTCTTCCTTTGAATCCTTTTCAGCCATTTTCATTGTCATCAACTGAATAAAATCATCAAATGACAATTTACCAGTACCTTTAGTATCAATATCAGCAATCATTTTTTTGATCTCTTCTTTTTTTGGTTCAAATCCTAAAGCACGTATAGCAACTTTCAAGTCTTTAGCATCAATCTTGCCAGATCCATCATTATCAAACAAATCAAAAGCCTctttaatgtcatttttttgttccTCAGTTAGCTCAAATTTTGAACCTGCCATTTTCTTCCGAACTGAAGACAGTGGACTCTTTTTAAAC of Tenebrio molitor chromosome 6, icTenMoli1.1, whole genome shotgun sequence contains these proteins:
- the LOC138133234 gene encoding uncharacterized protein, producing the protein MTQQSPSFVFKKSPLSSVRKKMAGSKFELTEEQKNDIKEAFDLFDNDGSGKIDAKDLKVAIRALGFEPKKEEIKKMIADIDTKGTGKLSFDDFIQLMTMKMAEKDSKEEIMKAFRLFDDDETGKISFKNLKRVAKELGENLTDEELQEMIDEADRDGDGEINQEEFLRIMKKTSLY
- the Rpi gene encoding ribose-5-phosphate isomerase is translated as MHIFRCFTQIRRLTKMTSLESAKKTAAHTAVDLHVQNNTIVGIGSGSTVVYAVERLAERVKAEKLKVQCVPTSFQARQLIVQHKLTLTDLEINPRLDVCIDGADEVDNNLTLIKGGGGCLLQEKIVASCARELIIIADYTKNSQKLGDQYKKGIPIEVVPMAYAPIKTQIENLFGGAVELRMAKAKAGPVVTDNGNFILDWKNFQQDYNWENVNTKLNLIPGVVETGLFVKMAKKAYFGLADGSIKEQV